The following are from one region of the Natronosporangium hydrolyticum genome:
- a CDS encoding AfsR/SARP family transcriptional regulator has protein sequence MGPLEVRAAGELIAIRGHRRRVVLLLLLLEPGRVITGDRLVQAIWDDAPPKTAATQVQICVSQLRSLLATATGSELIRTHAAGYYLQVPDETVDMVRFRALVSRARALAQEGDQAVAASELRAALDLWRGEVGSGVDSRVVSAAAVRLAEERLTALHEWLDLEFALGRHHEHIGELRELVEAYPLRERLHAQLALALYRAGRQAEALSACRQARRVLATEHGIDPGAELRALERAILDNDPTLELPTNGSAAPVPRQLPAPPQDFGGRADEVSTLLAYLAPAVDPAGDHAATDQAMRLAFVSGAPGIGKSALAIQVAHQVQAAFPDGQLYAHLRGTDTMPVRPEQVLNQFLRALGAPPETLPTDLAELAAQYRTWLAGRRILILLDDATDEAQVRHLAPGDPGSALIVTSRHAMPRLGGARHIALGVLAPEAGRELLRQVIGAERAEQEPTATAELAELCDHLPLALQIAAAKLAVMPHWQVAQLVDRLHDERRRLDELTLDDVGVRPSLTISYQALPEAAARLLALLSALGATDFAGWVAAPLLDATVSDATEALDHLVAGRLVEVRGGAGYQARYRLHDLTRIFARERLADEVPAPERIEAQRRLLRCWLHLATAAHQREYGGDHTVLHSAVPHWPLPPKLVANLLVEPLHWFQTEYENLLAAVTIAAQLGCDDICWDLAVTSVTLFENRSYHDAWLQTHEVAMAAVQASGNRRGQAALWYSLGGMALAQLRLTDAQRDLTRALSWFAEVGDVHGRGLALRDLASVDRLQGRYQRARQRGNGALAYVRNAGDRVAEAHVLRGLAQIEMDQGRPTEAEATLREALAICSALTARRIETQVRYRLGQVLLIRKELVAAEGSFREVLAAAEESRDTVGRANALLGLGTVHLAAEEYDLAGTVLTEALRAARNGGSRLVEGQALLALAEAYLQRDDQVSAHQTLDRADAVFRGLGTPTWQQRSEQLRRHAAAVEVVTTPLRPR, from the coding sequence TTGGGACCCTTGGAGGTCCGTGCCGCGGGTGAGCTGATCGCCATTCGCGGCCACCGCCGGCGGGTAGTGCTCCTGCTGCTGCTCCTCGAACCCGGCCGAGTCATCACCGGCGACCGGCTCGTCCAGGCCATCTGGGACGACGCGCCGCCCAAGACCGCCGCTACCCAGGTGCAGATCTGTGTGTCGCAACTACGCAGCCTGCTCGCCACCGCCACCGGTTCGGAGCTGATCCGGACCCACGCCGCGGGCTACTACCTGCAGGTGCCCGACGAAACCGTCGACATGGTCCGGTTCCGTGCGCTGGTGAGCAGGGCCCGAGCCTTGGCGCAGGAGGGCGACCAAGCCGTCGCCGCCAGTGAGCTGCGGGCCGCACTGGACCTGTGGCGGGGCGAGGTCGGCTCCGGCGTCGACAGCCGAGTAGTGAGCGCGGCCGCCGTCCGCCTCGCCGAGGAGCGGTTGACCGCCTTGCACGAGTGGCTCGACCTGGAGTTCGCCCTCGGCCGGCACCACGAGCACATCGGTGAACTGCGGGAGCTGGTCGAGGCGTACCCGTTGCGGGAACGGCTCCACGCCCAGTTGGCGCTGGCGCTCTACCGCGCCGGGCGGCAGGCGGAGGCGTTGTCCGCGTGCCGGCAGGCACGCCGGGTGCTCGCCACCGAGCACGGCATCGATCCCGGGGCCGAGCTTCGGGCGCTGGAGCGGGCCATCCTCGACAACGACCCGACGCTGGAGCTGCCGACGAACGGCTCGGCCGCCCCCGTCCCCCGGCAACTACCGGCGCCGCCGCAGGACTTCGGCGGGAGAGCCGACGAGGTCTCCACGCTGCTGGCGTATCTGGCACCAGCGGTCGACCCGGCCGGTGACCACGCCGCCACCGACCAGGCAATGCGGTTGGCCTTCGTCAGCGGTGCTCCGGGCATCGGCAAGAGCGCCCTGGCCATCCAGGTCGCCCACCAGGTGCAGGCGGCCTTCCCCGACGGGCAGCTCTACGCGCATCTTCGCGGCACCGACACCATGCCGGTCCGCCCCGAACAGGTCCTCAACCAGTTCTTGCGGGCGCTCGGGGCACCTCCGGAGACCTTGCCGACCGATCTTGCCGAGCTGGCGGCACAGTACCGCACCTGGCTGGCCGGGCGACGAATCCTGATTCTGCTGGACGACGCCACCGACGAAGCGCAGGTCCGGCACCTGGCGCCCGGCGACCCCGGCTCAGCGCTGATCGTCACCAGCCGGCACGCGATGCCCCGGCTCGGTGGGGCCCGGCACATCGCGTTAGGTGTGCTGGCACCGGAGGCGGGCCGGGAGCTGCTGCGGCAGGTCATCGGCGCCGAGCGGGCCGAGCAGGAACCCACGGCCACCGCCGAACTCGCCGAGCTGTGCGACCACCTACCGCTCGCCTTGCAGATCGCCGCCGCCAAACTCGCCGTGATGCCCCACTGGCAGGTGGCCCAGCTGGTCGACCGGCTGCACGACGAACGCCGCCGGCTGGACGAGCTCACCCTTGACGACGTGGGAGTCCGACCCAGTCTCACCATCTCCTACCAGGCCCTGCCGGAGGCTGCCGCGCGGCTGCTCGCCCTACTCTCCGCCCTCGGCGCCACCGACTTCGCCGGCTGGGTCGCCGCCCCGCTGCTCGACGCCACGGTCTCCGACGCCACCGAGGCGCTGGACCACCTGGTCGCCGGGCGGCTCGTCGAGGTCCGGGGCGGCGCTGGCTATCAGGCCCGGTACCGGCTCCACGACCTCACCCGGATCTTCGCCCGGGAGCGGCTGGCCGATGAGGTACCGGCCCCCGAACGCATCGAGGCACAGCGACGGCTGCTGCGCTGCTGGCTGCATCTGGCTACGGCGGCCCACCAGCGAGAGTACGGCGGTGACCACACGGTGCTGCACTCCGCGGTGCCACACTGGCCGTTGCCGCCGAAGCTGGTAGCCAACCTGCTGGTCGAGCCGTTGCACTGGTTCCAGACCGAGTACGAAAACCTCCTCGCCGCAGTGACCATCGCGGCCCAGCTGGGGTGTGACGACATCTGCTGGGATCTGGCGGTAACCTCGGTCACGCTGTTCGAGAACCGCTCATACCACGACGCCTGGCTCCAGACCCATGAGGTGGCGATGGCGGCGGTGCAAGCTAGCGGCAACCGCCGCGGGCAGGCAGCCTTGTGGTATTCGCTCGGCGGGATGGCGCTCGCCCAGCTGCGCCTGACCGACGCCCAGCGGGACCTCACCCGGGCACTGTCCTGGTTCGCGGAGGTGGGCGATGTGCACGGCCGCGGGCTGGCGCTGCGAGACCTCGCCTCCGTAGACCGGCTACAAGGCCGATACCAGCGAGCCCGGCAGCGCGGCAATGGTGCGTTGGCCTACGTTCGCAACGCCGGTGATCGGGTAGCCGAAGCACATGTGCTACGCGGCCTGGCGCAGATCGAGATGGACCAGGGCCGCCCGACCGAGGCCGAGGCGACGCTCCGGGAGGCGTTGGCGATCTGCTCCGCGCTGACGGCCCGCCGGATCGAGACCCAGGTCCGGTACCGGCTCGGGCAGGTGCTGCTGATCCGCAAAGAGCTCGTCGCCGCGGAGGGGTCGTTCCGGGAGGTCCTCGCCGCGGCGGAGGAGAGCCGCGACACCGTGGGGCGGGCCAACGCGCTGCTCGGGCTCGGCACCGTCCACCTCGCTGCCGAAGAGTACGACCTGGCCGGCACCGTGCTCACCGAGGCGCTGCGGGCGGCCCGGAACGGCGGCAGTCGGCTGGTCGAAGGCCAGGCGCTGCTCGCCCTCGCCGAGGCATACCTGCAACGAGACGACCAGGTGTCGGCCCACCAGACGCTCGACCGCGCCGACGCGGTCTTCCGCGGCCTGGGCACCCCCACTTGGCAACAACGCAGCGAGCAGCTGCGCCGGCACGCCGCGGCAGTGGAGGTAGTAACGACGCCGCTACGGCCTCGATAG
- a CDS encoding aspartate aminotransferase family protein, whose translation MTSFGFGRELVDRAEGAYIYTRDGRRILDFTGGVGVLHHGHNHPRILAARQRFAASRRMEVHKTYFSPYLAALSHNLAAVLPGDLNMSFLPNSGAEAVEGAVKLAYKYHQGKRNTILHADISFHGKLLGSGSLTGGSQNHFAFPGIPGVHRYPYGDLAGLQAAVDAARRAGGGCDVYAILIEPFSASTMRECSEEFLRGLRKLCTDEDIVLIFDEIYTGWGKTGSLFYFMRYPDLVPDVLTTSKAFGGGKASISAYIAREPIFRRAYDSPTDALLQSTSSTYYGFGEEAATAIEAINIAIEDDFPARARRIGELLSPALQRMRKQHPEIIADVQGSGALWGLSLQPQASWFDLAVKLAPGGFAKDPQFGVKLATCAVIDTLYREHDVFAYYTLNGRNPLVVGPPLVATDDDVDYFLDALEATLAVGMPRLLTRFVQGKVSSLW comes from the coding sequence ATGACCTCGTTCGGATTCGGACGCGAGCTGGTCGACCGGGCGGAGGGCGCCTACATCTACACCCGCGACGGTCGCCGGATCCTGGACTTCACGGGCGGGGTCGGGGTGTTACACCACGGTCATAACCACCCCCGGATCCTCGCTGCCCGGCAACGCTTCGCGGCGAGCCGCCGGATGGAGGTCCACAAGACTTACTTCTCCCCCTACCTGGCAGCGCTCAGCCACAACCTGGCCGCGGTCCTGCCCGGCGACCTCAATATGTCGTTCCTGCCCAACTCCGGGGCGGAGGCGGTAGAGGGCGCGGTCAAGCTCGCCTACAAATACCACCAGGGCAAGCGGAACACCATCCTGCACGCGGACATCAGCTTCCACGGGAAGCTGCTCGGCTCAGGCAGCCTGACCGGCGGCTCCCAGAACCATTTCGCGTTCCCAGGAATCCCGGGCGTCCACCGCTACCCGTACGGGGACCTGGCGGGGCTACAGGCCGCGGTGGACGCTGCTCGCCGGGCCGGCGGTGGCTGTGATGTGTACGCGATCCTGATCGAACCATTCAGTGCGTCCACTATGCGGGAATGCAGCGAGGAGTTTCTGCGCGGGCTGCGAAAGCTGTGCACCGACGAAGACATCGTGCTGATCTTTGATGAGATCTACACCGGCTGGGGCAAGACCGGCAGCCTGTTCTATTTTATGCGCTACCCCGACCTGGTGCCGGACGTGCTGACCACCTCGAAGGCTTTCGGCGGCGGCAAGGCCTCCATCTCCGCCTATATCGCACGCGAGCCGATCTTCCGGAGAGCGTACGACAGCCCTACCGATGCGCTCCTACAGAGCACCAGCAGCACCTACTACGGCTTCGGGGAGGAAGCCGCCACCGCGATCGAGGCGATCAACATCGCGATCGAGGACGACTTTCCCGCCCGGGCCAGGCGGATCGGGGAGCTGCTCTCCCCGGCGCTGCAGCGGATGCGCAAGCAACACCCGGAGATCATCGCTGATGTGCAGGGCAGCGGGGCACTGTGGGGGCTATCGCTCCAGCCCCAGGCAAGCTGGTTCGACCTCGCGGTGAAGCTGGCTCCGGGCGGGTTCGCCAAGGACCCCCAGTTCGGTGTCAAGCTGGCGACCTGCGCGGTGATCGATACGCTCTACCGCGAGCACGACGTATTCGCATATTACACGCTCAACGGTCGCAACCCACTCGTTGTGGGACCACCGCTGGTCGCCACCGACGACGATGTGGACTATTTCCTCGACGCGCTCGAGGCCACCCTGGCGGTCGGTATGCCTCGGCTGCTCACCAGATTCGTGCAAGGAAAGGTGTCCTCGCTATGGTAA
- a CDS encoding glycosyltransferase family 2 protein, with translation MTGSGSALVSVVIPSFNTARTIGLCLESVLAQTYPDIEVVVVDDASTDATAEIAERYGCLVIRRSRNQGPAVSRNRGIAASSGEIVFFLDSDVALAPDAVENAVRVLTENPSYGAVWGIYGARPLVDDGLVERVQVLRAHYRQRRKLGPTSIGHFAGGAVRRVVIDRLGGFDERLSANYNEDTEYGLRIADHFPMVRTDTVIGYHDDDHQVSAILRKYLRRAASLVPLFITRRGLRPGREATHRPPEIAAAFLATATLPLPAFSWYLAVAPLGFAAAFIVADLRMLAFVRQTAGWRLLAPCVSLGYLYSLGISVAALYGSLRYLVDPTFRRRYQLP, from the coding sequence ATGACCGGATCCGGTTCGGCACTGGTTTCAGTGGTGATCCCGAGCTTCAATACCGCACGAACCATCGGCCTGTGCCTCGAGTCGGTGCTGGCGCAGACCTACCCCGACATTGAAGTGGTGGTGGTCGACGACGCGAGCACCGACGCGACAGCGGAGATCGCCGAGCGCTACGGCTGCCTGGTGATTCGGCGGTCGCGCAACCAAGGCCCCGCGGTGAGCCGAAACCGGGGCATCGCCGCGAGCAGCGGCGAGATCGTCTTCTTTCTCGACTCCGACGTAGCGCTAGCCCCGGACGCCGTCGAGAACGCCGTCCGGGTGCTAACCGAGAACCCTTCCTACGGGGCAGTCTGGGGGATCTACGGGGCGCGGCCGCTGGTCGACGACGGTCTGGTCGAGCGGGTGCAGGTGCTGCGCGCCCACTATCGGCAGCGCCGCAAGCTCGGACCCACCAGCATCGGTCACTTCGCCGGCGGTGCGGTGCGGCGGGTGGTGATCGACCGGCTCGGCGGGTTCGACGAGCGACTGTCCGCAAACTACAATGAGGACACCGAGTACGGCCTGCGGATCGCCGACCACTTCCCGATGGTGCGCACCGACACCGTAATCGGTTACCACGACGATGATCACCAGGTGTCGGCGATCCTGCGAAAGTACCTTCGGCGGGCGGCGTCGCTGGTGCCGCTGTTCATTACCCGCCGGGGCCTGCGACCCGGGCGGGAGGCGACGCACCGGCCGCCGGAGATCGCCGCGGCATTTCTGGCCACCGCCACCCTGCCGCTGCCGGCCTTCTCCTGGTATCTAGCGGTAGCGCCGCTCGGGTTCGCCGCCGCCTTTATCGTCGCTGACCTGCGCATGCTGGCATTCGTGCGGCAGACCGCCGGATGGCGGTTGCTGGCCCCGTGTGTGTCGCTCGGGTACCTCTACAGCCTGGGGATTTCGGTTGCCGCCCTGTACGGAAGCCTGCGCTACCTCGTCGACCCGACCTTCCGGCGCCGGTATCAGCTGCCCTGA
- a CDS encoding aldo/keto reductase, which produces MEQEFLGRTGLKVSQLCLGTMSFGGSTDEQTAHSMLDRFVDAGGTFIDSADVYGAGRSEEIVGRWLARRSRDELVVATKAYGDMGSGPNDAGAGRKHLLSAAEASLRRLQTDYIDLYQIHVFDDATPIEETLATLDGLVRSGKVRFLGASNYAGWQLQKSIDLARYRGWEPFACLQPLYNLLDRETEWDLLPICRNEGVGLIPWSPLRGGWLAGRYRRGMTEPPAGSRVDADPDAGGWPEAWRTYANDRTWDVIDTLVEVAEKTGRSPAQVALRWLIQQPGVTAPIIGARTPEQLEDNLAAADGSLPEEYIERLTAVSDRRAPYPFGLLERFRRR; this is translated from the coding sequence ATGGAGCAAGAATTTCTTGGCCGCACCGGCCTGAAAGTTAGTCAGTTGTGTCTGGGCACCATGTCGTTCGGCGGCTCGACCGACGAGCAGACGGCGCATTCGATGTTGGACCGGTTTGTCGACGCCGGGGGCACCTTCATCGACAGCGCTGACGTCTACGGCGCCGGACGCTCGGAGGAGATCGTCGGGCGCTGGCTGGCGCGGCGATCGCGCGATGAGCTGGTCGTCGCGACCAAGGCGTACGGCGACATGGGGTCGGGTCCGAACGATGCCGGCGCCGGCCGTAAACACCTGCTGAGTGCGGCGGAGGCGAGCCTGCGTCGACTGCAGACCGACTATATCGATCTCTATCAGATTCATGTCTTCGATGACGCTACCCCGATCGAGGAGACCCTCGCGACCCTGGACGGTCTGGTCCGCAGCGGCAAGGTCCGCTTCCTGGGCGCCAGCAACTACGCCGGCTGGCAACTGCAGAAGTCGATCGACCTGGCACGATACCGCGGCTGGGAGCCGTTCGCCTGCCTACAACCGCTCTATAACCTGCTGGACCGCGAGACCGAGTGGGACCTGCTTCCGATCTGCCGTAATGAGGGCGTCGGGCTGATCCCGTGGAGCCCGCTGCGGGGTGGTTGGCTCGCCGGCCGGTATCGACGCGGGATGACCGAGCCGCCGGCGGGGAGTCGGGTGGACGCCGACCCGGACGCTGGGGGCTGGCCCGAGGCCTGGCGGACCTACGCCAACGACCGCACCTGGGACGTGATCGACACCCTGGTGGAGGTGGCGGAGAAGACCGGCCGGAGCCCCGCTCAGGTGGCCCTGCGTTGGTTGATCCAGCAGCCCGGCGTTACCGCGCCGATCATCGGTGCCCGTACTCCGGAGCAGCTCGAGGACAACCTGGCCGCCGCCGACGGGTCGCTTCCGGAGGAGTACATCGAGCGGCTCACCGCGGTCAGCGACCGCCGCGCGCCCTACCCGTTCGGGCTGCTGGAGCGGTTCCGTCGCCGCTGA
- a CDS encoding endonuclease/exonuclease/phosphatase family protein: protein MQEQQAQSARSRPDTDLDPAPSPPAHRRWGWGTRLAVVACASWLGFVVLHRILSGRTYWWGPLELEPPLLLAVVPVVLAGLALLARPIRWRLSLVPLLALVLSAQYTGINLASLWHTPPPAPADALTVVSWNTMYWDQDLIRDGELTTADFYEFLQDLDADVYLLQEYAHTDFDHPDIYAQVQVIDHLPELAEAFPEHEVAVVGRNITLSRFPITQAYGLDSTPWLPRDMREVPPAQQSHPEFYNVQTIRADIRVMGRTMSFYNPHLYHPPSQPFSLEPWPGMSAREVYRFTDAMRHAGYTAIRSDIEENPHPVVLAGDLNTSPAMGILRELPDHLVDHTRALSSLYPTSWSVGGPNEEREISIELWRLDWLFTTADIAVHRYELRDPADLSDHRVQFVELSVAD from the coding sequence GTGCAAGAACAACAAGCGCAGTCTGCCCGATCCCGGCCGGACACAGATCTCGACCCAGCCCCATCGCCGCCGGCTCACCGGCGGTGGGGCTGGGGCACCCGGCTGGCTGTGGTGGCGTGCGCATCCTGGCTAGGGTTTGTGGTGCTCCACCGGATTCTGAGCGGCCGGACCTACTGGTGGGGCCCGCTCGAACTGGAGCCGCCGTTGCTGCTTGCGGTGGTGCCGGTGGTGCTGGCTGGGCTGGCCCTGCTCGCTCGGCCGATCCGGTGGCGACTGAGCCTCGTGCCGCTGCTCGCGCTCGTGCTCAGCGCGCAGTACACCGGGATCAACCTGGCGTCGCTCTGGCATACCCCGCCGCCGGCGCCGGCCGACGCGCTCACCGTGGTCTCGTGGAACACTATGTACTGGGACCAGGATCTGATCCGCGACGGGGAGCTGACCACCGCCGACTTCTACGAGTTCCTGCAGGATCTCGACGCCGACGTGTACCTGCTGCAGGAGTACGCGCACACTGACTTCGATCACCCGGACATATACGCGCAGGTGCAGGTCATCGACCACCTGCCGGAGCTGGCAGAGGCGTTTCCCGAGCATGAGGTCGCGGTCGTGGGCAGGAACATAACGCTGTCTAGGTTCCCGATCACGCAGGCCTACGGCCTCGATTCGACGCCTTGGTTGCCGCGCGACATGCGAGAGGTCCCGCCAGCCCAACAGAGCCATCCGGAGTTCTACAACGTCCAGACCATCCGCGCCGACATCCGGGTGATGGGCAGGACCATGTCTTTCTACAACCCGCACCTATACCATCCGCCGTCGCAGCCGTTCTCGCTGGAGCCGTGGCCGGGCATGAGCGCCCGTGAGGTCTACCGCTTCACCGACGCCATGCGTCACGCTGGCTATACGGCTATCCGGAGCGACATCGAGGAGAACCCCCACCCGGTCGTGCTCGCTGGCGATCTGAACACCTCACCCGCGATGGGGATCCTGCGAGAGTTGCCCGACCACCTGGTGGACCATACCCGGGCGCTGTCGTCGCTCTATCCCACCAGTTGGTCGGTCGGGGGCCCCAACGAGGAGCGCGAGATCTCGATCGAGCTCTGGCGACTCGACTGGCTCTTCACCACCGCCGACATCGCGGTACACCGCTACGAGCTGCGTGATCCGGCTGACCTGTCCGACCATCGGGTGCAGTTTGTGGAGCTTTCGGTAGCTGACTGA
- a CDS encoding lysylphosphatidylglycerol synthase domain-containing protein has translation MTVPEPPVRQRDWRTAARRTLMITVLLVIAVAVTLALRGQDWSVLAAATEGREPIFFVLLVGGAFLANALAMLLAMTAWRAMLSGLGEPVGRIAAARIFFVGQFAKFVPGKVLGLVISVQMGRSIGVSPSRMMSAYLLTVVVILLTGATVGIAAGPELLGASTGWLVLAVLPVMAVLIRPHLIDLAAASAAHLLRRPAPATTGSGRGIRRAVVAQLAAWLLGGVQLWLLALVMGVPPARSLLLCIGGFSLATVAGMLAVFAPEGIGFREVVLLAALGVILPLPAAGVVVLASRLVTMLSEVAAAGAGLLVTEVHRRRGSRSWRQPLPAGRLRLSESYDEREQ, from the coding sequence GGTCGCAGTCACGCTCGCGCTCCGCGGGCAGGACTGGTCAGTGCTAGCGGCCGCGACCGAAGGGCGCGAACCGATCTTCTTCGTCCTGCTCGTCGGTGGGGCCTTCCTCGCCAACGCGCTGGCGATGCTGCTGGCGATGACCGCCTGGCGGGCCATGCTCTCCGGTCTCGGCGAACCGGTCGGCAGGATCGCCGCCGCCCGGATCTTCTTTGTGGGCCAGTTCGCCAAGTTCGTCCCCGGCAAGGTGCTCGGACTAGTGATCAGCGTCCAGATGGGCAGGTCCATCGGCGTGTCCCCGAGTCGGATGATGTCGGCCTACCTGCTCACGGTGGTCGTGATCCTGTTGACCGGCGCCACCGTCGGCATAGCGGCGGGGCCCGAACTCCTCGGAGCTTCGACCGGCTGGCTCGTGCTGGCGGTGCTGCCGGTGATGGCCGTCCTCATCCGGCCCCACCTCATCGATCTGGCCGCGGCGTCCGCCGCTCACCTGCTGCGACGCCCCGCACCGGCCACGACCGGCTCCGGCCGCGGGATCCGCCGCGCGGTGGTTGCGCAACTCGCGGCCTGGCTGCTCGGTGGGGTGCAACTCTGGCTGCTCGCGCTGGTGATGGGTGTGCCACCCGCCCGGTCGCTACTGCTCTGCATCGGCGGCTTCAGCCTCGCGACGGTCGCTGGGATGCTGGCGGTCTTCGCCCCGGAGGGGATCGGCTTCCGGGAGGTGGTGCTCCTGGCCGCCCTCGGGGTCATCCTGCCGCTGCCCGCGGCGGGCGTGGTCGTGCTGGCGAGCAGGCTGGTGACGATGCTCAGCGAGGTCGCCGCCGCGGGCGCGGGCCTGCTGGTGACTGAGGTCCATCGCCGGCGCGGGTCCCGGTCCTGGCGGCAGCCGCTGCCTGCGGGGCGGTTACGGCTAAGTGAGAGCTACGACGAGAGGGAGCAGTGA
- a CDS encoding NAD-dependent epimerase/dehydratase family protein has protein sequence MVRRALVTGSSGMLGGNLVQRLQQAGHEVTGVDLREPVEPVPGVVYHTADVRDTDRMAAAMADVDIVIHTAAALPSYPSDEIRSVIVGGTESTLSAAARAGVDRVVHISSTAVYGLPTIVPTTEEYPREPVDTYSGAKAEAELVCERFRADGRCVPILRPKTFLGPGRMGLFAMLFEWAEEGRNFPVLGSGDVRIQMLGVEDLVDAVLTTMSAPADVANDTYNLAAAEFGSLREEFQRVLDAAGHGKRVVSIPARPAVAVLRVLQWSRLSPVYGRLLHKLLADSYVSIDKARDRLGFSPRLSNSDAIAHTYQWWREQRPALAGAGGTGRTSREPWRQGVLGLAKAFF, from the coding sequence ATGGTAAGACGCGCCCTGGTGACCGGAAGCAGCGGCATGCTGGGCGGCAATCTGGTCCAGCGGCTGCAGCAAGCAGGCCACGAGGTGACCGGTGTCGATCTCCGGGAACCGGTCGAGCCGGTGCCCGGGGTGGTCTACCACACCGCTGATGTCCGCGACACCGACCGGATGGCTGCCGCCATGGCCGATGTCGACATCGTGATTCACACCGCTGCCGCGCTGCCCAGCTACCCGAGTGACGAGATCCGCTCGGTGATCGTGGGTGGCACCGAGAGCACCCTGTCGGCCGCCGCCCGGGCCGGCGTCGACCGGGTCGTCCACATTTCCTCGACCGCCGTCTACGGGCTACCCACCATCGTGCCCACCACCGAGGAGTACCCGCGGGAACCGGTCGACACCTACAGCGGGGCCAAGGCCGAAGCGGAGCTGGTCTGTGAACGGTTCCGCGCCGACGGGCGGTGCGTGCCCATCCTCCGGCCGAAGACCTTCCTCGGCCCCGGCCGCATGGGGCTGTTCGCGATGTTGTTCGAGTGGGCCGAGGAGGGGCGAAACTTCCCGGTCCTGGGCAGCGGTGACGTCCGGATCCAGATGCTCGGCGTCGAGGACCTGGTCGATGCGGTCCTCACCACCATGTCGGCGCCCGCCGACGTCGCGAACGACACCTACAACCTGGCCGCCGCCGAGTTCGGCTCGCTACGCGAAGAGTTCCAGCGGGTGCTGGACGCAGCCGGCCACGGCAAACGGGTCGTCTCGATCCCGGCACGACCAGCAGTCGCGGTGCTCCGCGTACTGCAGTGGAGCCGGTTGTCGCCGGTCTACGGCCGGCTGCTGCACAAGCTACTCGCCGACTCGTACGTCAGCATCGACAAGGCGCGTGACCGGCTGGGATTCTCCCCCCGCCTGTCCAACAGCGACGCTATCGCGCACACCTACCAATGGTGGCGCGAGCAGCGGCCGGCGCTGGCGGGCGCCGGTGGCACCGGCCGCACCAGCCGGGAGCCGTGGCGCCAAGGCGTGCTCGGGCTAGCAAAGGCCTTCTTCTGA
- a CDS encoding hydroxyisourate hydrolase has product MGISIEVIDSATGRSAIGASFVLWRKETDWQELAKGQVARAGQQQAIRPPTPDGSGTRSALERGMYRLRIDLDPYFAGLGVAPFQSHIEVAFRVFHCGQQIRFLMMITPTSCDHHIVLSDDRPPARSSQN; this is encoded by the coding sequence ATGGGCATTTCGATAGAGGTGATCGACTCCGCCACCGGCCGCTCAGCGATCGGCGCAAGCTTCGTGCTGTGGCGCAAGGAGACCGACTGGCAAGAGCTGGCGAAGGGGCAGGTCGCCAGAGCTGGCCAGCAGCAGGCGATCAGACCTCCCACGCCGGACGGGTCCGGCACCAGATCCGCGCTCGAACGCGGGATGTATCGGCTGCGAATCGACCTGGACCCTTACTTCGCCGGGCTCGGGGTCGCTCCGTTCCAGTCGCATATCGAGGTGGCCTTCCGAGTCTTCCACTGCGGGCAGCAGATCCGCTTCCTGATGATGATCACTCCCACCTCGTGCGACCACCACATCGTGCTTTCGGATGATCGCCCGCCGGCCCGATCGTCCCAAAACTAG